One stretch of Lucilia cuprina isolate Lc7/37 chromosome 6, ASM2204524v1, whole genome shotgun sequence DNA includes these proteins:
- the LOC124420602 gene encoding uncharacterized protein LOC124420602 produces the protein MPKVTKWLPTYSFKIPDSSELSELDLADLTFNKSDQIDLIIGNDYEQFLHLEGIKKNVCGQTSAYYTVFGWVLSGPIKTQIIQTFTTSVTQCETSDLNNTLKMFWEQEEIPTSHPNTVEHEICEKFYTQTTTRHENGRYVVRLPFRSEFPDKVSLGSSRYIALVQYSRMEKTLAKDPELQAQYKAVLNDYITLDHMEETSSSAPRSCSPRTQNDQIKSRI, from the coding sequence ATGCCCAAAGTCACTAAATGGCTTCCAacatattcttttaaaataccTGACTCGTCTGAGCTTTCTGAATTAGATCTAGCAGATCTAACTTTTAATAAATCGGATCAAATTGATCTCATTATAGGAAATGATTATGAACAATTTCTTCATTTAGAAGGTATTAAAAAGAATGTATGTGGTCAAACTTCGGCTTATTACACTGTTTTTGGTTGGGTTCTTAGTGGTCCCATTAAAACCCAAATTATTCAAACTTTTACCACTTCGGTCACACAATGTGAAACTTCagatttaaataatacattGAAAATGTTTTGGGAACAGGAAGAAATTCCTACTTCTCATCCAAACACCGTTGAACATGAAATTTGCGAAAAGTTTTATACTCAAACTACAACTCGTCATGAGAATGGTAGATACGTCGTTCGACTACCATTCAGATCAGAATTTCCCGACAAAGTTTCCCTTGGCTCATCTCGATATATTGCACTAGTTCAATATTCCAGAATGGAGAAAACACTCGCAAAAGATCCAGAACTTCAAGCTCAATATAAAGCAGTTCTGAACGATTATATAACTCTAGATCACATGGAAGAAACTTCTTCCAGTGCACCACGCAGTTGTTCGCCCAGAACACAAAACGACCAAATTAAGAGTCGTATTTAA